The Alnus glutinosa chromosome 7, dhAlnGlut1.1, whole genome shotgun sequence genome includes a region encoding these proteins:
- the LOC133874154 gene encoding uncharacterized protein LOC133874154 gives MIDVFLVLMDQGRHPYAYRAPRPPVPPMTTPTDSTPVYTAAWPHHPDGAYRPLLLGMVAVPTSDHGQTSTAGVGSSPLSEPPTLSQLGFTYPGNAYRWWMREGMGQQGYASYYPFTYSVPSTCNPDSETQDGRFPLSQTGEMQMPAVGLGQIPTQAAMQGQILGPRQMPASGASQGPGHVERQMPLPGETHMPLSGESQMPDVGGSQTTHEEDVAMLGTDQLAPGSPQGMDSDDDQHPPPAGEVGEEVAGDPATQHIGTGQIRLMGYNPDGTIYYEVIDDPARNWVLPRGKKVVLQYNAAIQPVGRACNRFRREVGKMIRSGSYIHMRDEWARVNRQIKQAMWNALMEEFYLPVSVDMRRAQQEA, from the exons atgattgatgtatttctt gtattgatggaccagggacgccatccttatgcatatcgggcacctcgcccacccgtgccccccatgaccacgcccactgattcgacgccagtatatactgcggcgtggccacaccacccagacggggcttaCAGACCATTGTTGCTGGGtatggtggccgtgcccacgtcagatcacgggcagaccagcacagctggagttggcagctctccattgtcggagccgccgacattatctcagttaGGGTTCACCTATccgggtaacgcctatcgatggtggaTGCGAGAGGGGATGGGTCAACAGGGTTATGCATCGTACTATCCGTTTACGTATAGTGTACCGtcgacgtgtaaccctgatagtgagacgcaggatggtagatttccactgtcacagaccggggagatgcagatgccggctgtggggttgggacagataccgacacaggcggcgatgcagggccagattttggggccgagacagatgccagcatcgggggcgagtcagggcccggggcatgtagagaggCAGATGCCGTTACCTGGTGAGACCCATatgccgctttccggtgagagtcagatgccagatgtgggggggagccagactacccatgaggaggacgttgcgatgttgggtaccgatcagttggcccccggtagcccccagggtatggattcagatgatgatcagcatcctccaccagccggagaggttggcgaggaggttgcaggcgacccagcgacgcaGCACATAGGGACtgggcagattcggttgatgg ggtacaacccagacgggaccatttattatgaggtgattgacgacccagcgagaaactgggtgctcccgagggggaagaaggttgtattgcagtacaatgctgctatacaacctgtaggacgagcctgcaatcgttttcggcgggaagtgggcaagatgatcaggagtgggtcctacatacacatgcgggatgaatgggcgagggtaaataggcagattaagcaggcaatgtggaacgcgctgatg gaggagttctatctacctgtatcagtagacatgcgcagggcacaacaggaggcgtga
- the LOC133872428 gene encoding cytokinin dehydrogenase 1-like: MKLPPLSFLKQNNAYLKIIMILFLSCTTDRTNLCSNHSFATPTAPQRLNSTNTLSSLETLGLDGYFSFDYMNNHHAAKDFGNMYHFLPSAVLHPKSVPDISATIRHIFDMGSASELTVAARGHGHSIQGQAQAHQGIVINMESLQGLEMQVHSGEMPYVDVSGGKLWINILHETLKNGLAPKSWTDYLHLTVGGTLSNAGISGQAFHHGPQINNVHQLEVVTGKGEVVTCSEKQNADLFYAVLGGLGQFGIITQARISLEPAPKMVKWIRVLYSEFSIFSHDQEHLISSENSFDYIEGFVIINRTGLLNNWRSSFSPKDPLQANQFNSDGRTLFCLEMVKYFNPDETKTMNQSVQNLLSQLSYIPSTLFQSEVSYLEFLDRVHVSEKKLQAKGLWEVPHPWLNLLIPKSRISEFAEEVFGNILTDTSNGPILIYPVNQSKWNNRTSLVTPDEDVFYLVAFLSSAMPSSTGRDGLEHILIQNKRILDFCAIAQLGMKQYLPQYNTREEWQAHFGSQWEIFVQRKSAYDPLAILAPGQRIFQKAIRIS; the protein is encoded by the exons ATGAAGTTACCACCTTTGAGCTTCCTCAAGCAAAATAATGCATACCTCaagattattatgattttattcTTGAGCTGTACAACTGATAGAACCAATCTTTGTTCAAACCACTCTTTTGCCACCCCAACGGCTCCACAACGCTTAAACTCTACCAATACTTTGTCATCATTGGAAACACTTGGTCTAGATGGGTACTTCAGTTTTGATTATATGAACAATCACCATGCCGCCAAGGACTTTGGCAACATGTATCATTTCCTCCCATCAGCAGTCCTACATCCAAAATCAGTGCCTGATATTTCCGCCACGATAAGGCATATTTTCGACATGGGCTCTGCTTCAGAGCTAACAGTTGCTGCTAGAGGCCATGGTCACTCCATCCAGGGTCAAGCTCAAGCCCATCAGGGCATAGTTATTAACATGGAATCACTTCAGGGACTAGAAATGCAAGTTCACAGTGGGGAGATGCCTTATGTGGACGTTTCAGGTGGTAAGTTGTGGATAAATATTCTGCATGAGACTCTTAAAAATGGGCTAGCACCAAAATCTTGGACAGATTACCTTCATCTCACTGTTGGGGGCACTCTATCAAATGCTGGAATCAGCGGCCAGGCATTCCACCATGGACCCCAGATCAATAACGTCCACCAGCTGGAGGTTGTCACAG GAAAGGGAGAAGTGGTTACCTGCTCGGAGAAGCAAAATGCTGATCTCTTCTATGCTGTTCTTGGTGGGCTTGGACAATTTGGCATCATCACCCAAGCTAGAATTTCTCTTGAACCAGCACCAAAGATG GTGAAATGGATTAGAGTGCTCTACTCGGAATTCTCCATATTTTCCCATGATCAAGAGCACTTGATATCATCTGAGAATTCATTTGACTACATCGAAGGGTTCGTAATAATAAATAGAACTGGCCTTCTTAATAACTGGAGATCTTCGTTCAGTCCTAAGGATCCACTTCAAGCCAATCAATTCAATTCTGATGGAAGAACTCTGTTCTGTCTTGAAATGGTCAAATACTTCAACCCAGATGAGACTAAAACTATGAATCAG AGCGTCCAGAACTTATTGTCACAATTGAGTTATATTCCATCCACACTCTTCCAGTCAGAAGTTTCTTATTTGGAATTTCTGGATAGAGTACACGTGTCTGAGAAAAAACTGCAAGCAAAAGGTTTATGGGAAGTTCCTCATCCGTGGCTGAATCTTCTCATCCCCAAGAGCAGAATTTCTGAGTTTGCTGAGGAGGTCTTTGGTAACATTCTTACAGACACAAGCAACGGTCCTATCCTCATCTACCCAGTCAACCAATCCAA GTGGAACAATAGAACATCTTTAGTTACCCCAGATGAAGATGTTTTCTATCTAGTGGCATTCTTATCCTCTGCAATGCCATCTTCCACAGGAAGAGATGGCTTAGAACACATTTTAATTCAAAACAAAAGGATTCTAGACTTCTGTGCCATAGCCCAACTTGGAATGAAGCAATATCTGCCCCAATACAATACACGAGAAGAGTGGCAAGCTCACTTTGGCTCTCAGTGGGAAATATTTGTACAGAGGAAATCAGCCTATGACCCTTTGGCAATTCTTGCTCCTGGACAGAGGATCTTCCAAAAGGCAATACGCATCTCATAA
- the LOC133873266 gene encoding uncharacterized protein LOC133873266: MGSEVSQSNRSEMDGKDVLDPVLSPPVNPAQVDMADWKVGELVLRDAPPKEMEASWEVKMEACITTDDVIRAGGFGARDDISSFLPVASDSTDFEATIRDARDYEEPQGDICRPGLGWTEATEAE; encoded by the coding sequence ATGGGGAGTGAAGTATCTCAATCCAATCGGAGTGAGATGGATGGCAAAGATGTTCTAGATCCGGTTTTAAGTCCTCCAGTGAATCCTGCACAAGTTGACATGGCTGATTGGAAAGTTGGAGAACTTGTTCTGAGAGATGCACCTCCCAAAGAGATGGAGGCTTCTTGGGAAGTTAAAATGGAGGCCTGCATTACAACTGATGATGTTATACGGGCTGGAGGCTTTGGAGCAAGGGATGATATAAGTAGCTTTCTTCCCGTTGCTAGCGATTCTACTGACTTTGAAGCTACTATCCGTGATGCCCGAGACTATGAAGAACCACAGGGGGATATATGCAGACCGGGTCTTGGCTGGACAGAAGCTACAGAAGCAGAATAG